A section of the Triticum dicoccoides isolate Atlit2015 ecotype Zavitan chromosome 7A, WEW_v2.0, whole genome shotgun sequence genome encodes:
- the LOC119332378 gene encoding two-component response regulator ORR22-like — translation MLLADMMMEARKGLMERERDQFPVGMRVLAVDDDPVCLKVLEVLLRRCQYHVTTTNQAATALRLLRENKDMFDLVISDVHMPDMDGFKLLELVGLEMDLPVIMLSVNGETKSVLKGITHGACDYLLKPVRIEELRNVWQHVVRRKFCNREPDNLDFCKDSYHRLGQAICDSHRSSDQSNRARRKRKELHSEEEDEGEDNDDAAASKKPRVVWSVELHRKFVAAVNQLGIDKAVPKRILELMNVEKLTRENVASHLQKYRLYLRRLSAVASQQASIAAAFGGRDPFLHMGAFEGLHSYHQPFAPSSGLPSFNPHGLLSGAGAAAFGLQDFVPSKAIQCDSSNGAISHCACDTIKFNIVSSQDNQQADLTQGLTASSSLGQRWIHQETNDLCSVFSRGALASTMSSTFQRITSSSLPPEDLLECTPHIKVGAHPSIGIQTASSGLLERSQQGALPIGDGFSIDKLPLHVSFDGAVATKPDASFAAEEQDMDQKGIFSERMTVGVCPSESLIAANNARCGASSSGSTLLLPHDTERHSKYLQFGVASNSRHRMDGMRQDQRLNSGGFSYDGGAAIVPEHQQTDMDDLGTSKLQGGSILAAATLMAFSIP, via the exons ATGCTTTTGGCCGACATGATGATGGAGGCCAGGAAGGGGTtgatggagagggagagggaccagTTCCCCGTCGGCATGCGGGTCCtcgccgtcgacgatgaccccgtGTGCCTCAAGGTTCTGGAGGTCCTCCTACGCCGCTGCCAGTATCATG TAACAACAACCAACCAAGCTGCTACTGCACTGAGGCTGTTAAGGGAGAACAAGGACATGTTTGATCTGGTGATCAGTGACGTCCACATGCCCGACATGGACGGCTTCAAGCTCCTCGAGCTCGTCGGGCTCGAAATGGACCTCCCCGTCATCA TGTTATCGGTGAACGGAGAGACTAAATCTGTGCTCAAGGGGATAACTCATGGTGCCTGTGACTATCTCCTAAAACCCGTTCGCATCGAAGAGCTCCGGAACGTGTGGCAGCACGTTGTGAGGAGAAAATTCTGCAACCGTGAGCCGGACAATCTTGATTTCTGCAAGGACTCATACCACCGGCTCGGCCAGGCGATCTGTGACAGCCACAGGTCGTCTGACCAGAGCAACAGGGCCAGGAGGAAGAGGAAGGAACTGCAcagcgaggaggaagacgaaggcGAGGACAACGACGACGCCGCGGCGTCGAAGAAGCCGAGGGTGGTGTGGTCAGTGGAGCTGCACCGGAAGTTCGTCGCTGCCGTCAACCAGCTCGGAATCGACA AGGCTGTACCTAAAAGAATACTCGAGCTTATGAACGTGGAGAAGCTCACCAGGGAAAATGTTGCGAGTCATCTGCAG AAGTACAGGCTATACCTCAGACGGCTAAGTGCTGTGGCATCACAACAAGCCAGCATTGCTGCTGCCTTTGGAGGCAGAGACCCCTTTCTGCACATGGGAGCATTTGAAGGACTTCATAGTTATCATCAACCTTTTGCCCCTTCTTCTGGTCTTCCATCTTTCAATCCACATGGACTGCTGAGTGGTGCTGGTGCAGCAGCATTTGGGCTTCAGGACTTTGTTCCTTCCAAGGCAATTCAGTGTGATAGCAGTAATGGTGCAATAAGTCATTGCGCCTGCGATACAATCAAATTTAACATTGTGAGCTCACAAGACAATCAACAGGCAGATCTAACGCAAGGCTTGACCGCATCGTCGTCACTTGGGCAGAGGTGGATCCATCAAGAAACCAATGATCTGTGCTCTGTCTTTTCCAGGGGTGCTCTGGCCAGCACTATGTCTAGCACATTCCAGAGAATTACAAGCAGTTCACTACCACCAGAAGATCTTTTGGAGTGCACTCCACATATCAAAGTTGGAGCCCATCCATCTATAGGAATACAAACTGCAAGTTCAGGGCTGCTTGAAAGGTCTCAGCAGGGTGCTCTTCCAATTGGTGATGGATTTTCTATTGACAAGTTACCGTTGCACGTCTCGTTCGATGGCGCTGTCGCGACAAAACCGGATGCTAGCTTTGCCGCTGAAGAACAAGACATGGACCAAAAGGGGATATTTTCAGAAAGAATGACTGTTGGTGTTTGCCCTTCTGAGAGCCTCATAGCAGCCAACAATGCCAGATGTGGAGCCAGTTCTTCTGGTAGTACACTGCTGCTCCCTCATGATACGGAGCGACATTCGAAATACTTGCAGTTTGGAGTTGCAAGCAACTCTAGACATAGAATGGATGGAATGAGACAAGACCAAAGACTGAACAGTGGAGGTTTTAGCTATGATGGTGGTGCTGCCATTGTGCCTGAACATCAACAGACCGATATGGACGATTTGGGAACTTCGAAGCTGCAGGGTGGGTCAATTCTAGCAGCTGCAACTTTGATGGCCTTCTCAATTCCATAA